Proteins encoded together in one Stutzerimonas stutzeri window:
- the sixA gene encoding phosphohistidine phosphatase SixA, whose protein sequence is MRLWLLRHGEAEPRARTDAERNLTEGGRRDVRRSATFLRGKPLQVVLVSPYQRAQQTADEVCKALGFSGRRETVDWATPESDLEEALRALDLRGESDLLLVTHQPFVGNLAGWLVNGSHSEPLPMATASLAELEGEAIAGGLMQLASLHHVG, encoded by the coding sequence ATGAGGCTCTGGTTGCTGCGTCATGGCGAGGCCGAACCACGCGCACGTACGGATGCCGAGCGCAACCTGACCGAGGGAGGCCGGCGTGACGTGCGCCGCAGCGCCACTTTTCTGCGCGGCAAGCCGCTGCAGGTAGTGCTGGTCAGCCCCTACCAGCGTGCACAGCAGACCGCGGATGAGGTCTGCAAGGCACTGGGTTTCAGCGGCCGGCGGGAAACCGTGGACTGGGCCACGCCCGAGTCGGATCTCGAAGAGGCCCTGCGAGCGCTCGATCTGCGCGGCGAGAGCGATCTGCTCCTGGTCACGCACCAGCCTTTCGTCGGCAACCTGGCCGGTTGGCTGGTCAACGGCAGTCATTCCGAGCCGCTGCCGATGGCGACGGCGTCGCTCGCCGAACTCGAAGGGGAAGCCATCGCGGGCGGGCTGATGCAGCTGGCGTCCTTGCACCATGTTGGTTAG
- a CDS encoding hotdog fold thioesterase, with product MSIWHRQPDLEELHSTRKNTITDLLDIRFESFDDSSITASMPVDARTHQPYGLLHGGASVVLAETLGSMASYHCIDTSKFYCVGLEVNANHLRGLRSGRVTGVCRPVHLGRSTHVWDIRLSGEDGKPSCISRLTVAIVPLDKGRLPS from the coding sequence TTGAGCATCTGGCACCGTCAGCCCGACCTGGAAGAGCTTCACAGCACTCGCAAGAACACCATCACCGATCTGCTGGATATCCGCTTCGAGTCCTTCGATGACTCGTCCATCACCGCAAGCATGCCGGTCGATGCTCGCACCCATCAGCCGTATGGCCTGCTGCATGGCGGCGCCTCCGTGGTGCTGGCCGAGACCCTGGGTTCCATGGCCAGCTATCACTGCATCGACACCAGCAAGTTCTATTGCGTGGGGCTCGAGGTCAATGCCAATCACCTGCGTGGCCTGCGCAGTGGACGGGTGACCGGGGTATGCCGGCCGGTGCATCTGGGGCGTTCGACCCATGTATGGGACATTCGCCTGAGCGGCGAGGACGGCAAGCCGAGCTGCATTTCCCGGCTGACCGTTGCAATCGTGCCGCTGGACAAGGGCCGATTACCGAGCTGA
- a CDS encoding alpha/beta fold hydrolase — translation MSQPIFFAHANGFPSATYRKLFEALAPEYRVAHMDRHGHDPRFPVDDNWNNLLDELFEQLEGLREPVWGVGHSFGGMLHYRAALLRPELYHGVVMLDSPLPTWFDQTVIWAAKRLGFIDRLTPAGRTLGRREQFSSAEEARAYFAGKALFSSFDPECLEAYIEHGLEPAGQGLRLRFDPQTEISIYRSVPHLTPGWPPALKIPLAMVRGRESRVVLPHHAYLLRLMARGEAHTLSGGHMFPFERPQQTAEKLRELLGRWDAYRELSRGAA, via the coding sequence ATGTCGCAACCTATCTTTTTCGCTCATGCCAACGGCTTCCCCTCGGCGACCTATCGCAAGCTGTTCGAGGCCCTTGCGCCGGAATACCGGGTCGCGCACATGGATCGGCACGGACATGATCCGCGTTTCCCGGTGGACGATAACTGGAACAACCTGCTCGACGAGCTGTTCGAGCAGCTCGAAGGCCTGCGCGAACCGGTGTGGGGGGTCGGGCACTCGTTCGGCGGCATGCTGCACTACCGCGCCGCGCTGCTGCGGCCCGAGCTTTACCACGGCGTGGTCATGCTCGATTCACCGTTGCCGACCTGGTTCGACCAGACCGTCATCTGGGCTGCCAAGCGGCTGGGCTTCATCGACCGGCTGACCCCGGCCGGCCGCACGCTCGGACGCCGCGAACAGTTCTCCAGCGCCGAGGAAGCGCGCGCCTATTTCGCCGGCAAGGCGCTGTTCAGCAGCTTCGATCCCGAATGCCTGGAGGCCTACATCGAACACGGCCTGGAGCCGGCGGGGCAGGGGCTGCGCCTGCGCTTCGATCCGCAGACCGAAATCAGCATCTACCGCAGCGTGCCGCACCTCACGCCCGGCTGGCCGCCCGCGCTGAAGATTCCGTTGGCCATGGTGCGCGGCCGCGAGAGCCGTGTGGTACTGCCGCATCATGCCTACCTGCTGCGGCTGATGGCCCGTGGCGAAGCGCATACGCTGTCCGGTGGCCACATGTTTCCGTTCGAGCGACCGCAGCAGACGGCCGAGAAGCTGCGCGAGCTGCTGGGGCGCTGGGATGCGTATCGCGAGTTGTCCCGGGGGGCGGCATGA
- a CDS encoding alpha/beta hydrolase: MSMLFEEVRLSLPHLEVAAHLYGPEDGKPVIALHGWLDNAATFSRLAPRLQGLRIVALDLPGHGHSDHRPAGAGYNIWDYAHDVLQVAEQFGWKRFSLLGHSMGAIVSVLLAGALPARIERLALIDGAIPYTGEADGAPQKLGAALEALLAVDDKRKPVYSTFDKAVQARMKGVGAVSREAAERLAQRGLMPVPGGYTWRTDARLMLPSAMRLTRAHALAFVRQVACPSSLVLAEQGLMIQPELRELVDGLPFAVQRLPGGHHLHLDDEPGAEAVAAVFNAFFHG, from the coding sequence ATGAGTATGTTGTTCGAAGAGGTCCGGCTGAGCCTGCCTCATCTGGAGGTGGCGGCGCACCTGTACGGACCTGAAGACGGCAAGCCGGTCATCGCGCTGCACGGCTGGCTGGACAACGCCGCCACCTTCAGTCGGCTGGCCCCGCGCCTGCAAGGGCTGCGCATCGTCGCGCTCGACCTGCCGGGGCATGGCCATTCGGACCACCGACCGGCCGGCGCGGGGTACAACATCTGGGACTATGCCCACGATGTGCTGCAGGTCGCCGAGCAGTTCGGCTGGAAGCGCTTTTCCCTGCTCGGGCACTCCATGGGCGCGATCGTCTCGGTGCTGCTCGCCGGTGCCTTGCCAGCGCGCATCGAGCGCCTGGCATTGATCGACGGCGCCATCCCCTATACCGGCGAGGCGGACGGCGCGCCGCAGAAACTCGGTGCCGCGCTCGAGGCATTGCTGGCCGTGGACGACAAGCGCAAGCCCGTCTATTCCACGTTCGACAAAGCCGTGCAGGCGCGCATGAAAGGCGTCGGCGCGGTCAGTCGCGAGGCGGCCGAGCGTTTGGCGCAGCGCGGACTGATGCCGGTGCCCGGCGGTTACACCTGGCGAACCGACGCGCGTCTGATGCTGCCTTCAGCCATGCGGCTGACCCGTGCCCACGCGCTGGCATTCGTCCGGCAGGTCGCCTGCCCCAGCAGTCTGGTGCTGGCCGAGCAGGGGCTGATGATCCAGCCGGAGCTGCGAGAACTGGTCGACGGGCTGCCCTTCGCGGTGCAGCGCCTGCCCGGTGGCCATCACCTGCATCTGGATGACGAGCCGGGCGCCGAAGCGGTTGCTGCAGTGTTCAACGCCTTCTTCCACGGCTGA
- a CDS encoding DUF4892 domain-containing protein: MRRAWMAAPALFLSAAAIAADVAGSADLERVPRFAQAQIIDYRQSTVQERIYPQDSIRRISGNLRMAAQVVASGRLTAVTYQLPASHTGIEAFTQARGDLLEQGAELLFWCEGRECGSSSLWANAIFGKSMLYGPEAQQAYLLARLPEGETEGQDDLIALYGVTRGNGRPYLHVEQLQPDEPLAQVLPTAATLLRQLRSTGELRLPRLADQPTAEWGELLANVLRLDSTTRISLAGQGAAAWREALIAERIRGGRLEVDESQESGLLIRLLR; the protein is encoded by the coding sequence ATGCGACGTGCATGGATGGCCGCACCGGCTTTGTTTCTGTCCGCTGCTGCAATCGCGGCCGATGTGGCCGGCAGTGCTGATCTCGAGCGTGTGCCGCGCTTCGCCCAAGCGCAGATCATCGACTACCGGCAGTCCACCGTTCAGGAACGCATCTACCCGCAGGACTCCATACGTCGCATCAGTGGCAACCTGCGCATGGCCGCTCAGGTGGTCGCCTCTGGTCGACTGACCGCCGTGACTTACCAGCTGCCGGCTTCGCACACTGGCATCGAGGCCTTCACCCAGGCCCGCGGCGACCTGCTGGAGCAGGGTGCCGAACTGTTGTTCTGGTGCGAAGGGCGCGAATGCGGCTCCAGCAGCCTGTGGGCCAACGCCATCTTCGGCAAATCCATGCTCTACGGGCCGGAAGCGCAGCAGGCCTATCTACTGGCTCGCCTGCCAGAAGGGGAAACCGAGGGACAGGACGACCTGATCGCGCTATACGGCGTGACCCGCGGCAATGGTCGGCCCTACCTGCATGTCGAGCAGCTGCAACCCGACGAGCCGCTGGCCCAGGTGCTGCCCACCGCGGCGACCCTGCTGCGTCAGCTGCGCAGCACTGGCGAGCTGCGCCTGCCACGCCTGGCTGATCAGCCGACTGCCGAGTGGGGCGAGCTGCTGGCCAATGTCCTTCGTCTGGACAGCACGACGCGCATCAGTCTCGCGGGGCAGGGCGCCGCAGCATGGCGAGAGGCGCTGATCGCCGAGCGCATCCGCGGCGGGCGACTGGAAGTCGACGAGTCGCAGGAGTCGGGACTGCTGATCCGCCTATTGCGCTGA
- a CDS encoding AI-2E family transporter yields the protein MLNNDRLLAQILLLGLLAACLWVLAPFASALFWAAVLAFASWPVMRLLTRWLNGNATLAAGLLTFSWMVLVAVPLVWLGFNIADQIRDANALLHDLQVEGLPPAPEWLGELPLIGDSLVNFWNTVDEQGTALIASIRPYIGQVANWLLVRSARIGGGMLELALSLVLVFFFYRDGPRLSAFVHSLLHRLIGDRADHYLELVAGTVQRVVNGVIGTAAAQAILAYIGFLIAGIPGALVLGLLTFACSFIMVPPLIWGPAVAWLAWQGDYGMAVFLGIWGMFVISGVDNVLKPYLISRGGNLPLVVVLLGVFGGILAFGFMGLFLGPTLLAVAYSLLGDWLIKEVPQMPTHESTQLPGESRESVGP from the coding sequence ATGCTCAACAATGATCGCCTGCTTGCGCAGATCCTGCTGCTCGGCTTGCTGGCAGCCTGTCTCTGGGTGTTGGCGCCTTTTGCGTCGGCCTTGTTCTGGGCCGCCGTGCTGGCATTCGCCAGCTGGCCGGTGATGCGCCTGCTGACCCGCTGGCTGAACGGCAACGCCACGCTCGCGGCGGGGCTGCTCACCTTCAGCTGGATGGTGCTGGTGGCCGTGCCACTGGTATGGCTGGGGTTCAACATCGCCGATCAGATTCGCGACGCCAACGCGCTGCTGCACGACCTGCAGGTCGAAGGGTTGCCGCCTGCGCCGGAATGGCTCGGTGAGCTGCCGTTGATCGGTGATTCGCTGGTGAACTTCTGGAACACGGTGGACGAGCAGGGCACCGCACTGATCGCCAGCATCAGGCCTTATATCGGCCAGGTCGCCAACTGGCTGCTGGTGCGCAGCGCGCGGATCGGCGGCGGCATGCTCGAATTGGCACTGAGCCTGGTGCTGGTGTTCTTCTTCTATCGTGACGGGCCACGGCTGTCGGCCTTCGTGCACAGTCTGCTGCACCGGCTGATCGGTGATCGAGCCGACCATTACCTCGAACTCGTGGCCGGAACGGTGCAGCGAGTCGTCAACGGGGTGATCGGGACGGCCGCGGCGCAGGCGATTCTGGCCTACATCGGTTTCCTCATCGCCGGCATTCCGGGCGCACTGGTGCTGGGTCTACTGACCTTCGCCTGCAGCTTCATCATGGTACCCCCGCTGATCTGGGGGCCGGCAGTCGCCTGGCTGGCCTGGCAGGGCGACTACGGCATGGCGGTGTTCCTCGGCATCTGGGGCATGTTCGTCATCAGCGGCGTGGACAACGTGCTCAAGCCCTATCTCATCAGCCGGGGCGGCAACCTGCCGCTGGTGGTGGTGCTGCTCGGGGTATTCGGCGGCATCCTGGCCTTCGGCTTCATGGGACTGTTCCTCGGTCCGACGCTACTCGCGGTCGCCTACAGTCTGCTCGGCGACTGGCTGATCAAGGAGGTGCCGCAGATGCCGACCCATGAGTCGACACAGCTTCCAGGCGAGTCGCGCGAGTCGGTCGGCCCGTAG
- a CDS encoding patatin-like phospholipase family protein: MSKRVALVLGSGGARGYAHIGVIEELEARGYEIACIAGCSMGAVVGGIYAAGKLDEYRAWIESLDYLDLLRLVDPSFSLGAIRGEKVFGRIRDMVGKICIEDLPIPFTAVATDLTNQQEIWFQEGSLELAMRASAAIPSLFTPVMQGNRMLVDGGLLNPLPIVPVVSAHCDMIIAVNLNANNHKQYPLPEIERPGRFDTIMSSISSHLPFWRKEETALAELDDIRAGELLRGDQPPAAPTSRSAPKSAEGATVVDVTGPASLLELINQSFDVMQSSLAQYKIAGYPPNVLVNIPKRACRFYEFYKAPELIALGRIVAHDALVRYEEEQ, translated from the coding sequence ATGAGCAAGAGAGTTGCACTGGTATTGGGATCCGGCGGTGCGCGGGGCTATGCGCACATCGGCGTGATCGAGGAGCTGGAAGCGCGTGGCTACGAGATCGCCTGCATCGCCGGCTGCTCCATGGGCGCCGTGGTTGGCGGCATCTACGCGGCGGGCAAGCTCGACGAGTATCGCGCCTGGATCGAGAGCCTGGACTACCTGGATCTGCTGCGCCTGGTCGATCCCAGCTTCAGCCTGGGGGCGATCCGCGGCGAAAAGGTGTTCGGTCGGATCCGCGACATGGTCGGCAAGATCTGCATCGAGGACCTGCCGATCCCCTTCACCGCCGTTGCCACCGACCTCACCAACCAGCAGGAAATCTGGTTCCAGGAAGGCAGCCTGGAGCTGGCGATGCGCGCCTCCGCCGCCATTCCCAGCCTGTTCACCCCGGTGATGCAGGGTAACCGCATGCTGGTCGACGGCGGCCTGCTCAATCCTCTGCCCATCGTCCCGGTGGTGTCGGCGCACTGCGACATGATCATCGCGGTCAACCTCAACGCCAACAACCACAAGCAGTACCCGCTGCCGGAGATCGAGCGCCCCGGACGCTTCGACACGATCATGAGTTCGATCAGTTCGCACCTGCCCTTTTGGCGCAAGGAGGAGACCGCCCTGGCCGAACTCGACGACATCCGCGCCGGCGAGTTGCTGCGCGGCGACCAGCCACCGGCGGCGCCAACCAGCCGCAGTGCACCGAAATCCGCTGAAGGTGCAACGGTGGTCGACGTGACCGGGCCGGCCTCGCTGCTGGAGCTGATCAACCAGAGTTTCGACGTCATGCAGTCATCGCTGGCGCAGTACAAGATCGCCGGCTACCCGCCCAACGTGCTGGTCAACATCCCCAAGCGCGCCTGTCGCTTCTACGAGTTCTACAAGGCGCCCGAGCTGATCGCCCTCGGGCGCATCGTCGCCCATGACGCGCTGGTGCGTTACGAAGAGGAGCAGTGA
- the selD gene encoding selenide, water dikinase SelD, which translates to MSEPIRLTQYSHGAGCGCKISPKVLDVILAGSGAQNLDPRLWVGNASRDDAAVYGIDEERGVVSTTDFFMPIVDDPFDFGRIAATNAISDIYAMGGDPLMAIAILGWPVNVLPPEVAREVIAGGRAVCDAAGIPLAGGHSIDAPEPIFGLAVTGLVNKRQMKRNDTATAGCKLYLTKPLGIGILTTAEKKAKLRVEDVGLARDWMCTLNTAGSRFGKLEGVRAMTDVTGFGLLGHLVEMADGSGLTAEIEYARVPRLPGIEYYLEQGCVPGGTQRNFDSYGERIATLDERHKPLLCDPQTSGGLLVAVAPEGEAEFLAACAELGLALEPIGQLVAARSHAVEVR; encoded by the coding sequence ATGAGCGAACCGATCCGCCTCACCCAGTACAGTCACGGCGCCGGCTGCGGCTGCAAGATATCGCCCAAGGTGCTGGACGTGATTCTTGCCGGCAGTGGTGCGCAGAATCTCGATCCGCGTCTGTGGGTCGGCAACGCCTCGCGCGATGACGCGGCGGTCTATGGCATCGACGAGGAGCGTGGTGTGGTATCGACCACCGACTTCTTCATGCCCATCGTCGATGATCCCTTCGACTTCGGCCGCATCGCCGCCACCAATGCCATCAGCGACATCTATGCCATGGGCGGCGACCCGCTGATGGCCATCGCGATCCTCGGTTGGCCGGTCAACGTGCTGCCGCCGGAAGTCGCCCGCGAAGTGATCGCCGGGGGCCGTGCCGTCTGCGATGCCGCCGGCATTCCGCTGGCCGGCGGGCACTCGATCGATGCGCCCGAGCCGATCTTCGGGCTGGCCGTCACCGGCCTGGTGAACAAGCGCCAGATGAAGCGTAACGACACCGCTACCGCCGGCTGCAAGCTGTACCTGACCAAGCCGCTGGGCATCGGTATCCTCACCACCGCCGAGAAAAAGGCCAAGCTGCGCGTCGAGGACGTCGGCTTGGCCCGCGACTGGATGTGCACGCTGAACACCGCCGGCAGCCGCTTCGGCAAGCTTGAAGGCGTTCGTGCCATGACTGACGTGACCGGTTTCGGCCTGCTCGGCCATCTGGTGGAGATGGCCGATGGCAGCGGCCTGACCGCGGAGATCGAATACGCCCGCGTACCGCGCCTGCCTGGCATCGAATACTACCTGGAGCAGGGCTGCGTACCGGGTGGCACCCAGCGCAATTTCGACAGCTACGGGGAGCGCATCGCCACGCTCGACGAGCGCCACAAACCTCTGCTTTGCGATCCGCAGACCAGTGGCGGGCTGTTGGTCGCCGTGGCGCCGGAGGGCGAGGCGGAGTTCCTCGCGGCCTGTGCCGAGCTCGGCCTTGCGCTGGAACCGATCGGCCAGCTGGTCGCCGCGCGTAGCCATGCGGTCGAGGTACGTTGA
- the mnmH gene encoding tRNA 2-selenouridine(34) synthase MnmH, with protein MRGDTENYRELFLNDVPMMDARAPVEFGKGAFPGVVNLPLMNDVERQKVGTCYKQHGRQAAIEMGHQLVSGKTKAERLQAWADFARAHPDGYLYCFRGGLRSKIVQQWLKDEMGIDYPRVVGGYKAMRHFLLETIEQAVERCEFVLVGGMTGTGKTEVLAQLGNSLDLEGLANHRGSSFGKRATPQPSQIDFENALAIRLLKMRAAGIESFVIEDEARLVGRCSIPLPLFQGMQQFPLIWLEDSLQGRVERILKDYVIDLCAEFISEQGENGFAAFAERLQQSLVNINKRLGGERYQRLALLMDQALAEQARSGAVDLHRAWIEALLGEYYDPMYAYQRESKAERIEFAGDQPSVVEYLRNRKARSAP; from the coding sequence ATGCGCGGCGACACGGAGAATTATCGCGAGCTGTTCCTCAACGACGTTCCCATGATGGATGCCCGTGCGCCGGTGGAGTTCGGCAAGGGGGCCTTTCCCGGCGTGGTCAATCTGCCGCTGATGAATGATGTGGAGCGGCAGAAGGTCGGCACCTGCTACAAGCAGCACGGCCGGCAAGCCGCCATCGAGATGGGCCATCAGCTGGTCTCCGGCAAGACCAAGGCCGAGCGGCTGCAGGCCTGGGCCGATTTCGCCCGCGCCCACCCGGACGGTTACCTGTACTGCTTCCGTGGTGGTTTGCGTTCGAAGATCGTCCAGCAATGGTTGAAGGACGAGATGGGCATCGACTATCCGCGCGTGGTCGGCGGTTACAAGGCGATGCGTCACTTTCTGCTCGAAACCATCGAGCAGGCGGTGGAGCGGTGCGAGTTCGTACTGGTGGGCGGCATGACCGGGACCGGCAAGACCGAGGTGCTGGCCCAGCTGGGCAACAGCCTGGATCTCGAAGGGTTGGCCAACCACCGCGGCTCCAGCTTCGGCAAGCGCGCCACGCCGCAGCCCTCGCAGATCGATTTCGAGAACGCGCTGGCGATCCGCCTGCTGAAGATGCGCGCGGCAGGGATCGAAAGCTTCGTGATCGAGGACGAGGCGCGCCTGGTCGGGCGCTGCTCCATCCCGCTGCCGCTGTTCCAGGGCATGCAGCAGTTTCCGTTGATCTGGCTGGAGGACAGTCTGCAAGGCCGGGTCGAGCGCATCCTCAAGGACTATGTGATCGACCTGTGCGCCGAGTTCATCAGCGAACAGGGTGAGAACGGTTTCGCTGCATTCGCTGAGCGTCTTCAGCAAAGTCTGGTCAATATCAACAAGCGGCTCGGCGGCGAGCGTTACCAGCGCCTGGCCCTGCTGATGGATCAGGCCCTGGCGGAGCAGGCGCGCAGCGGTGCGGTCGATCTGCATCGCGCCTGGATCGAAGCGTTGTTGGGCGAATATTACGACCCGATGTACGCCTACCAACGCGAAAGCAAGGCCGAGCGGATCGAGTTCGCCGGCGACCAGCCGTCTGTCGTCGAGTATTTGCGTAACCGTAAGGCGCGCAGCGCGCCGTAA
- a CDS encoding AAA family ATPase — MRTRLDACLRAVNEVLLGKEAQVRLAMACLLARGHLLVEDMPGMGKTTLSHALAKVLGLDFQRIQFTSDLLPGDILGTSVFDKDSGQFVFHPGPIFAELVLADEINRATPKSQSALLEAMEEGQVTIEGATRPLPEPFFVIATQNPVSSGGTFALPESQLDRFLMRVSLGYPAKAAEKSLLLGESRRDLLTRLEPLLQHDELRAIQDAVGHVRVSDALVDYVLRLVEATRTQPQFAWGLSPRGSLALLAAARAWAFLDGRDYVIPEDVQAVLPTVVGHRLRERADPTGHGGGALVQWLLREVPAL, encoded by the coding sequence ATGCGCACCCGATTGGACGCCTGCCTGCGAGCAGTCAATGAAGTATTGCTCGGCAAGGAGGCGCAGGTCCGGTTGGCCATGGCCTGCCTGCTGGCCCGCGGTCACCTGCTGGTGGAGGACATGCCCGGGATGGGCAAGACCACCCTGAGTCATGCCCTGGCCAAGGTGCTGGGCCTGGACTTCCAGCGCATCCAGTTCACGTCCGACCTGCTGCCTGGCGACATTCTCGGCACCTCGGTATTCGACAAGGACAGCGGGCAGTTCGTGTTCCACCCCGGGCCGATCTTCGCCGAGCTGGTGCTCGCCGACGAGATCAACCGCGCCACGCCGAAAAGCCAGAGCGCGTTGCTCGAAGCCATGGAGGAGGGGCAGGTCACCATCGAAGGGGCGACACGCCCCTTGCCCGAGCCGTTCTTTGTCATCGCCACGCAGAACCCGGTGAGCTCTGGCGGCACCTTCGCCTTGCCGGAGTCGCAACTGGACCGCTTTCTTATGCGCGTCTCCCTGGGCTACCCCGCCAAGGCGGCGGAAAAATCGCTGCTGCTGGGTGAGTCGCGGCGCGATCTGCTGACCCGACTCGAACCGTTGCTGCAGCACGACGAACTGCGGGCAATCCAGGATGCAGTCGGCCATGTGCGGGTCAGCGATGCCCTTGTCGATTACGTGCTGCGTCTGGTGGAGGCCACGCGCACTCAGCCGCAGTTCGCCTGGGGGCTGTCGCCGCGCGGCAGCCTGGCGTTGCTGGCGGCTGCCCGCGCCTGGGCATTCCTCGACGGTCGCGACTACGTGATTCCGGAGGATGTGCAGGCGGTGTTGCCCACTGTGGTCGGCCACCGTCTGCGCGAGCGCGCGGATCCCACCGGTCACGGGGGCGGTGCGCTGGTGCAATGGCTGCTGCGCGAGGTGCCGGCGCTGTGA
- a CDS encoding DUF58 domain-containing protein, whose amino-acid sequence MRLLPRFRDRWLLRRIPPASSVRLNQRRIFIMPTAVGLMFMVALLLMLLTAINYQNSLAYGLTFLLGSLYLVTILHTWRNLAGLVLQAGGTTAAFVGEQALLRVRLESQGRAYQAVALGWPGSGLRLVDVPAGGTVEVELSLPTRRRGWLRPGRVRVESRFPLGLLVAWSWIDLELAALVYPQPSAAERPQGGSAPESEDEGVLTRGSGVDDYQGLRAWQPGDPRRRLHWKAYSRGQGLLVKDFASLLGNDPLLDFDALTGDTEQRLSVLCHWVIDLSEKQQPFALRLPAGLFGPDSGQAHRDACLRALALHGLADGGDA is encoded by the coding sequence GTGAGGTTGCTGCCGCGCTTTCGCGACCGCTGGTTGCTGCGGCGCATTCCGCCGGCTTCCAGCGTGCGGCTGAACCAGCGGCGAATCTTCATCATGCCGACGGCGGTGGGGCTGATGTTCATGGTGGCGCTGCTGCTTATGCTGCTTACCGCGATCAACTACCAGAACAGCCTGGCCTATGGGCTGACCTTTCTGCTCGGCTCCCTCTATCTGGTCACCATCCTGCACACCTGGCGCAACCTGGCCGGGCTGGTGCTGCAGGCCGGCGGCACCACCGCGGCGTTCGTCGGTGAGCAGGCCTTGCTGCGCGTCCGCCTGGAGAGCCAGGGACGCGCCTATCAAGCCGTTGCGCTGGGCTGGCCGGGGAGCGGATTGCGCCTGGTCGACGTTCCGGCTGGCGGCACCGTCGAGGTCGAGTTGAGCCTGCCGACCCGTCGCCGCGGTTGGTTGCGACCGGGCCGGGTGCGGGTGGAGAGCCGTTTCCCGCTGGGGCTGCTGGTGGCCTGGAGCTGGATCGACCTGGAGCTGGCCGCGCTCGTCTACCCGCAGCCGTCGGCAGCCGAGCGTCCCCAGGGCGGCAGCGCGCCGGAGAGCGAGGATGAAGGCGTGCTGACGCGGGGCTCGGGCGTCGACGACTATCAGGGCCTGCGCGCCTGGCAGCCGGGCGATCCGCGTCGACGCCTGCACTGGAAGGCCTATTCGCGCGGCCAGGGCCTGCTGGTCAAGGATTTCGCCAGCCTGCTCGGTAACGATCCGCTGCTGGATTTCGACGCGCTTACCGGCGATACCGAGCAACGACTGTCGGTGCTCTGCCACTGGGTCATCGACCTCAGCGAAAAGCAGCAGCCGTTCGCGCTGCGGCTGCCGGCCGGCTTGTTCGGCCCGGACAGCGGCCAGGCGCATCGAGATGCCTGCCTGCGTGCGTTGGCGCTGCACGGCCTGGCTGATGGGGGCGATGCATGA